From the genome of Phycicoccus duodecadis:
CGGCGACGAGGGGCTCATCGAGGCCTTCCGCACCGGCGAGGACCTGCACCGGTTCGTCGGTGCCCGGGTCTTCGGCGTCGCGCCCGAGGACGTCACCCCCGAGATGCGCAGCAAGGTCAAGGCGATGAGCTACGGCCTGGCCTACGGGCTGTCGGCCTTCGGCCTGTCCAAGCAGCTGACCATCGGTACCGGCGAGGCCCAGGGCCTGATGGACGAGTACTTCGCCCGCTTCGGCGGGGTGCGCGACTACCTCCGCGAGATCGTCGTCGAAGCCCGGGCCACCGGCTACACCGCCACCATGCTGGGCCGGCGCCGTTACCTGCCCGACCTGCTCAGCGACAACCGGCAGCGCCGCGAGGGCGCCGAGCGGATGGCGCTGAACGCGCCCATCCAGGGCTCGGCCGCCGACATCATCAAGCTCGCCATGAAGGGGGTCGACGCCGCACTGCGCGCCGAGGGCGCCCGCAGCCGGATGCTGCTCCAGGTGCACGACGAGCTCGTGCTCGAGGTCGCCGAGGGCGAGCGGGCCGACGTCGAGGCGCTGGTCCGCCGCGAGATGGGCGCCGCCATCGCCCTCGACGTGCCGCTCGACGTCAGCGTCGGTGTCGGCCGCTCCTGGCACGACGCCGCGCACTGAGCCCGGCGGCTCGGCTCACGGGCGCTCGCACACGAGGATGGCGGTACCGGGCAGGAGGCGGCCGCGCAGCGGTGACCAGCCGCCCCAGGACTGCCGGTTGCGCGCGGGCCACTCCGGCTCGACGAGGTCGACGAGGGTCAAGCCGGCCGCCACGACCTGGCGCACCAGGTCGCCCAGCGTGCGGTGGTGCTCGACGTAGGTCGGGACCCCGGCGGCGCTCTCGACGTAGGGGGTGCGGTCGAAGTAGGACGTGGTGGCCGTGAGCCCCTCGGGGCCCGGGACGTCGGGGAAGGCCCACCGCACCGGGTGCGAGGTCGAGAACACGAAGCGACCGCCCGGGCGCAGCACCCGGGCCGCCTCGCGCAGCACCGCCTCGCTGTCGGCCACGAAGGGGACGACGCCGTAGGCCGTGAAGACGCGGTCGACCGAGGCGTCGGCCAGCGGCAGACGCGTCCCGTCGCACTGGAGCAGGGGGACCGGCGCCGTGCCGTCGGCCCGGCCGGCGTCGATGCGACGGGAGGTGGCGAGCATCCCGCCCGAGAGGTCGCTGGCGACGACCCGCGCGCCCCGGTGGCGTGCGAGCCAGCGCGAGCACTGGGCCGCACCGGCGCCGATCTCGACGACGGTGTGGCCGGGCGTGACACCCAGGAGGTCCAGCTCGTCCTCGGTCCAGCCCTCGGGGCCCCACACGAAGCCCGCGTCGTCGAGGAACGAGCCGTGCTCGGCGTGGTAGTCCTCGGCCTCGGCGTCCCACCAGGCCCGGTTGGCGGCCACCGTCTCGCCGGCGCCCACCGGGCGGCGGCCGGCCTCCTGGGTCACCGTCGACCCCCGCTCGGCCGGCGGGCCTGGACCGTTTTGCCGGTGGTGTGCGGGCACGAGTAGGCTGTGCGAGCACCCGTGTGCCGTTCGCGACACCGGTGTGCGCCCGCTTCATCCACTCGAGTCCACCTGTCCACATCGGAGTTCCTACTACATGACTGCCAGCACGGTCGCCACGACCGCCCCTCAGATTGCCATCAACGACATCGGCTCTGAGGAAGACCTCCTCGCCGCGATCGACGCGACGATCAAGCACTTCAACGACGGCGACATCGTCGAGGGTCGCATCGTCAAGGTGGACCGCGACGAGGTCCTCCTCGACATCGGCTACAAGACCGAGGGTGTCATCCCCTCCCGCGAGCTGTCCATCAAGCACGACGTCGACCCCAACGACGTCGTCAAGGTCGGCGACGAGGTCGAGGCCCTGGTCCTCCAGAAGGAGGACAAGGAGGGTCGTCTGATCCTGTCCAAGAAGCGCGCCCAGTACGAGCGCGCCTGGGGCACGATCGAGAAGATCAAGGAGGAGGACGGCGTCGTCACCGGCACCGTCATCGAGGTCGTCAAGGGCGGCCTCATCCTCGACATCGGCCTGCGCGGGTTCCTCCCCGCCTCGCTCGTCGAGATGCGCCGGGTGCGCGACCTCCAGCCGTACGTCGGCAAGGAGATCGAGGCCAAGATCATCGAGCTCGACAAGAACCGCAACAACGTGGTCCTGTCGCGCCGTGCCTGGCTCGAGCAGACCCAGTCCGAGGTCCGCACGACGTTCCTCAAGGAGCTCGGCAAGGGCCAGGTCCGCACGGGTGTCGTGTCCTCCATCGTCAACTTCGGTGCGTTCGTCGACCTCGGCGGCGTCGACGGTCTCGTGCACGTCTCCGAGCTGTCCTGGAAGCACATCGACCACCCGTCCGAGGTCGTCGAGGTCGGCGACGAGGTCACCGTCGAGGTGCTCGACGTCGACATGGACCGCGAGCGCGTCTCGCTGTCGCTCAAGGCGACGCAGGAGGACCCCTGGCAGCACTTCGCCCGGACCCACGCGATCGGCCAGGTCGTCCCGGGCAAGGTCACCAAGCTCGTCCCGTTCGGTGCGTTCGTGCGCGTCGACGACGGCATCGAGGGCCTGGTGCACATCTCCGAGCTCGCCGAGCGTCACGTCGAGCTGCCCGAGCAGGTCGTCACCGTCGGCCAGGAGATCTTCGTCAAGGTCATCGACATCGACCTCGAGCGTCGCCGCATCTCGCTCAGCCTGAAGCAGGCCAACGAGGACGGCGCCGGCCAGGTCGAGTTCGA
Proteins encoded in this window:
- a CDS encoding class I SAM-dependent methyltransferase, translated to MTQEAGRRPVGAGETVAANRAWWDAEAEDYHAEHGSFLDDAGFVWGPEGWTEDELDLLGVTPGHTVVEIGAGAAQCSRWLARHRGARVVASDLSGGMLATSRRIDAGRADGTAPVPLLQCDGTRLPLADASVDRVFTAYGVVPFVADSEAVLREAARVLRPGGRFVFSTSHPVRWAFPDVPGPEGLTATTSYFDRTPYVESAAGVPTYVEHHRTLGDLVRQVVAAGLTLVDLVEPEWPARNRQSWGGWSPLRGRLLPGTAILVCERP
- the rpsA gene encoding 30S ribosomal protein S1; translation: MTASTVATTAPQIAINDIGSEEDLLAAIDATIKHFNDGDIVEGRIVKVDRDEVLLDIGYKTEGVIPSRELSIKHDVDPNDVVKVGDEVEALVLQKEDKEGRLILSKKRAQYERAWGTIEKIKEEDGVVTGTVIEVVKGGLILDIGLRGFLPASLVEMRRVRDLQPYVGKEIEAKIIELDKNRNNVVLSRRAWLEQTQSEVRTTFLKELGKGQVRTGVVSSIVNFGAFVDLGGVDGLVHVSELSWKHIDHPSEVVEVGDEVTVEVLDVDMDRERVSLSLKATQEDPWQHFARTHAIGQVVPGKVTKLVPFGAFVRVDDGIEGLVHISELAERHVELPEQVVTVGQEIFVKVIDIDLERRRISLSLKQANEDGAGQVEFDPTLYGMAAEYDEKGDYKYPEGFDPETNEWLEGYETQREAWEKQYAEAHARWEAHRAQVEAAVKADAEAAGEAATSYSSESTDEAPAVRPAAPVNEGTLASDEALAALREKLTGN